The following nucleotide sequence is from Oreochromis niloticus isolate F11D_XX linkage group LG9, O_niloticus_UMD_NMBU, whole genome shotgun sequence.
TTTAATCTACTTGATGTGGtgaagcttctcccacattctttgcagtatttcatgTTTTCTCCAGTGTGTTTACGTTGATGTACTTTTAGAGTTTCTTGCCGACTGAAAgttttcccacaaaggtcacaaCGAAACTCTTTcccacagcgatgacagggttgagaactggatccatctgtgtcgctctgcttctaaacaaagacacaaagacagtgtaagtcagtccttcaacacttttatcctgaacgtcgcctgaaataaagagcatctctgcagacgtccaattacattttactgtttcagttaACACACTCAGTTAACTGCGCTGCAATCACTACAATACTACCACCATAATAGTACAGTAATACTTATTTAGTATTACAGTAACATCTGAGTTACACTGAAGTACTCCTGTGCTAATATTTGCAGGGTACCAACACAGTGCAAAACTACTACTGTGACACTggccatccattcgcttccacttatccttttcagggtcgcagggggcaCTGCAGCCTATCCCAGtagtcatagggcaagaggcgggtTACAcgctggacaggtcgccagtctgtcgcagggctaacacacagagacaaacaaccattcacgctcacattcactcccacattcacacctatgggcaatttggattaatcagttaacctatccccacaaactgcatgtctttggacggtgagaggaagccggagtacccggagggaacccacacaaacacagggagaacatgcaaactccacacagaaagaacccggcctgatggtggaattgaactcaggactagggatgggtactggtatcatggcaccggttctgacataaatggtagtaaccagaccggaAAGAAGCCCAcattttggtgctttatttcggtgcttgttttcctgagatgtcaggAGATGTCCTGAGATGGATTCCAGCCattcattttacctttgcaagcgtagtaggtgggcccaggtacgtacgttcttttagagcagagctacagattaaaaatgcccaaggcgaagcggtcaaaagtctgactgtacttcacagcaaaagatgcaaactcagcagcctgcaacaagttctttaagctgatactgtgatactgtcaaaggaggtaacacctcgaatctgatgaaacacctggcgacgcatagagTTTTGTTAAAAGCAGAGAAATGCACCATATTTGATAGCTTACTGCGAGACCTCACatcgagcacatctactgcggatgtggtgcctgttatcggtcCCGGAaaagcaacatcccccaaaaacccaaagagtagagtcctggcccctagccctgccagtgtagcagaaatgatgaggatgatgatggcagcagcagccgttcttctctgggcgagtagcttaatgttgttcatgtgtaatttgcattgagtacgctaacctcgttattacattaatgcatgtaaggtgaactagcaaacaccgtcgtagttacatgcggctgtcttcttgtttgatggcagatacttcctgcaccctggccaaaaaggctaaaatgaccaaagaaaaagtggaaaacagttaaacatgagaggtttttggacaaagtttgtgttctctaTTCTTcaagcaccgtttaagcaccagcaccgtttcaaaagtactggtttggtactggtatcggataaaacctaaacgatacccattcCTACTCAGGACCACCTTGCTAACCCTAACCACctaacaactgaaaaaaaaagaagaaaaaaaaaaaaaccagtgctaaccaccatgccactgtGCTGCACACTGCATGTaacactgcagtaatactaATTTAATACTGCATTAATAACACTGTAACTGTGCAGTTATAACACTCAGCTGACTAGGACACAAGAAAAACACTACTACCCCCATGACACTGCAATTataatattaaattattaattaaattattaaaatataataaattaatattttaacaCTAATGTCTACAAGTACTGAAGCTATAAATAAGCAATGTTACTACTGCTACAATACTACAATACAATTACATAACGATACAACTGTGTTAACCATAAGAGAAGATTACTGAATGGTTTGGTTTTGTACtcattttcatttgtgttttattttattccatgTACTCCTGACAGAGGAATGAGCCGCTGTAAACAAAAGGCCATTTATGCTGAAATATTAACAATACCATGATATACCAGGAAACTGCCTGAACATTAAATAACACTATCATATTAATTTTCACCCCTTTTAGTTTTTCATGATCGTGTAAACAAAAATcataactgaaatgaaaatctgaataatcactcagagctgcttttccatgcagtaaaattgctaacatgctaacacagtttaacgagcagagttgttccaaacagtcaggctaaaaggacaagataacaatataaatacatacctcacagtaactgcacttgtagagtctctttctggtgtggatctgttggtgttgtCTCAGGATacgtggagatttaaaagtcttctcacactggtcacatttataaggtctctcctcagtgtgggtaaacatgtggtCTTGTAACTGTGCGTCTGTAGCAAAGTatttgccacactgatcacagcagtacacatcatgtctggtgtgaatgcgtaggtgtgtaTTTCGGTGCCCTATccggctgaaagtttttccacagatgtcacagctgtatgccttaattccagagtgggaaACTAGATGCTTCTGTAAGCTGCCActttgagtaaaagctctgccacactgatcacagctgtacgctttaactccactgtggatgagttggtgctgTTTCAGAGCAACCTTCCAGGAAAAagtctttccacacaagtcacagctgaacggtctctctccagtgtggatgacctgatgatgTTTTAGATTATACTTCtcagtaaaatccttcccacactcgtcacaggtgtatgttttctctctctttcttctgtgaggtttgtcggcctcctgagagcgctgacttctcgctccatgttggtcctgcagtgacagagatacaaacagaggcagtgagtgaaatgcagtcgtggaacaaactgaaccttcaaactccctccattaacactagttttaaacctgaaggtggagcgtggcaccaaacaccttacaggtctcttatccccacctgctggtagtacaaacacattacatccaacctggtgTTAAAAACAATTCATGACTGTTTAAACACTCTAAAAATCATTTTTCCTTACActccccccctcccccaaacacacacacacacacacacataaaaatattGCGCTTTCTActcattacattttcaaaacagtctTTTTACTTTTGGTTGGAGGAATTTGAGGGGAGTTATTTCATCACTAAGGGcatcaaacatcaaaccaaTTTGAGCCTAAAAACCCCTCATGAAAGACAATCCTGATCGTGTACTAATCACCAGGGTATGAAACATATGAAGAGATGAAAGAGGCAAAACTTTGAGTGATAGTCAGAAGTTAAAGTGAGACgttgttcttctttcttttttgcacaGATTAAAGCTTACATGCAAGTCCTCATGTGTTGGAATCAGATATTGGGTCTGTACAtgtaacattatgttatttCAGATTCTGAAACTTGGTTCAAAACAATCTGAGGCAGATTAACTGTGCCGCAGATGCAGCCTTTTCCatgcagtagaattgctaacatgctaacacagtttaACGAGGAgagttgttccaaacagtcaggctaaaatgacaagatacaaatataaatacatacctcacagtaactgcgcttgtagagtctctttctggtgtggatctgttggtgtcttCTCAGGATACCTGGagctttaaaagtcttctcacacaggtcacatttataaggtctctcctcagtgtgggtaaacatgtggtATTGTAACTGTGCGTCTGTTGTAAACtgtttgccacactgatcacagcagtacACATTATGCCcggtgtgaatgcgtaggtgtatATTTCTGTTCCCAAACcgactgaaagtttttccacaaatgtcacagctgtatgcatTAAAttcagagtgggtaactagatgactcCGTAAGCCgctactgtgagtaaaagctctgccacactgatcacagatgtacgccttaattccagagtgggtcaCTAGATGACTCCGTAAGCCGCTACTGTTAGTAAAacctctgccacactgatcacagctgtacgctttaactccactgtggatgagttggtgtgtttttagggaACCCTTCCTGGAAAAACTCTTTCCACagaagtcacagctgaacggtctctctccagtgtggatgacctgatgacgTTTTAGTGAAGATTTCACAGTAAAacccttcccacactcgtcacagctgtatgccttaatttcagagtgggtaactagatgactctGTAAGTAGCTACTgcgagtaaaagctctgccacactgatcacagctgtatgctttaactccactgtggatgagttggtgttgttttaGGTGACTCTTCCTGGAAAAagtctttccacacaagtcacagctgaacggtctctctccagtgtggatgacctgatgacgTTTTAGTTCAGCCTTCCCaataaaatccttcccacactcgtcacaggtgtatgttttctctctctttcttctgtgaggtttgtcggcctcctgagagcgctgacttgtcgctccatgttggtcctgcagtgacagagatacaaacagaggcagtgagtgaaatcgtggaacaaactgaaccttcaaactccctccattaacactagttttaaacctgaaggtggagtgtggcaccaaacaccttgCAGGATTCTTAACCCCACCTGCTTAACTCTTTATTTTCCTTACTTTTACTccccacattaaaaaaaatgactttctactcattatatttacaaaacagtgtttttacTTTTGGTTTGAGGAATTTGAGGGGAGTTATTTCATCACTAAGGGCATCAAACTGATTTGAGCCTGAAAAGTAACACATGAAAGACAATCCTGATCGTGTACTAATCACCAGGGTATGAAAcataaaaagagatgaaagaggcAAAACTGTGAGTCATAGTCAGGAGTTAAAGTGAGACGatgttcttctttcttttttgcacaGCACCTGAACAaacaggtaatttcaaatgcagcgtttctatcaacaaacatcagcaaacacacaaactgtttgtgtgcagtttgtctcacagtgtgttgctggctaaaggtccagctgctgtacatcacagggagaaaagaaagggagctaacttcactcagagatggagaaagataagacacacaggacaggagaggaagaagagaggttagatttaaagggaaggactgctcagtgggatttgatcaactgcagattaaagcttacatgtaagTGCTCATGTGTTGAAATCAGATATTGGGTCTGTACATGTAACATCATGTTTTTTCAGATTGTGAAACTTGCTGCAAAACAATCTGAGGGAGACTTACTGTGATTTAAAGACTGCATGAAgatcctctgcaggttagtgcaggataaacaggttagtttgctgaactgtgatggatttaaagtaaagaacagtgtgtgactggtgcacagtgacTGTGGTGCTCATGTCAGAGTTAgattacatcaagtgtagcagagattcaTTTAAACTGAAGCTCATGATGCTGACATTCATTCACTGAGttccaccttcataccaacAGTATAGTGTCTAATATAAAgacagtgtactgtcagtgtagaggatggaaatcagccaggacagctcatgaaacatctgctgacatctggttgaattcagttgtgtacatccacagagagcagcaggtcagctgatcacagcctgtactttaagaaaatctactggagctctcaatagaaattattgtgagctgtgattcttttccccacgCTGAGCCACTACAGCTGATTTTAGGGTTCCCACCTGCtcaatcccactttaacctcttccctgctcatgttcctgtttagaggcaaagtcaccctctacagtgtaggcaacagaaaatacacatatgttttattttccttcattttctaCTTAACTGATTCAAACAGAGTACCTTCATTAGAAATAAATAGTTTGTATTTCATTTACTAATCTTATTTTGATATTATATTAATaaagcacaaggttcagttaacTTTGGATAAAAACATGTGGTTAAAAAGTTCATCAAAGAGctacttttactttcttactgtGATTACATTTACgagcctgtactttttcactttagCTTGAGTAAAGAAGGTGAATGACTATtttcactgatgtattttttaacactaatatctgtacttctacttaagtataGAGTAAATGTACTTTTGCCTCCTCTGATAATTTCTATAATATCTGTATCAGtcatggccaaatgaagctttctgaaacactgaagcttgtattgaaaaaggttcattactcaaagcttttcaacacagtcctctttggtgacatctgctggccacaaatatgaagagcagcttgaatctacaAATTATAATAAAGAGCTTCATTATAATTGCCCACTCTACAGagctcagctgacagcttcTGTTTAATATAATGTGACAGTTCTGTCTGATATCGGGCTGCTGTTGTGGTGATTTGAACGTGTATTTTTTGGGGatgatgaaaaaaatgttttgtctatTTGATTATTAATAATTTTGATGAATAAACCTTCATTATTTAAACATGTGCTGTGGTCTCTAAAAAACAACATAATATACAACACAGTCATATAACAGGTTGGGAGTATGAGAGTTTAAGACGTGACTGATTATTTGGTGAAACTGTGATATTTTCctcaccttctgtgttgagctcattgtttcctctgtagtgactcagctgagtccagatggctgaaaatgttcctctgctgctccgtcagactcttctcctcctgctgatcagctgggacacaaaacagatctttgttaggctccacactgcactgaagagtcaaagtgtctcatatgttcatctgACAACACAAAGTACAAATTTCACTCTGATTGGTTGTAGAAATCTTGTGAGACGTGTTGTGCTGCAAAGTGAGGGAACTCTCTCACTCACTTATACTTCAGGAGGAACTTTGTGACATTGGCTCTAATATTCTAAGCAGCCCTTTACTATGACAGGGCCAGAAAGTCATATTTGAAGGTTTGAGAGAAGGACCATGTTAAAGGTGGATTGGGGTTTATACACTTTGTTATGATACAGGTAAGGCTGTAAGAGCCTGAGAAGGTGTCCTGAATGAAGCTCTAAAACCAGTTTTCAGCTAACGACTCTGCTTCAGTCTGGAAAACAACAACTACAAGTTTAAAGGCTCCATCAACAATTCACACCCAGCCAACAGCCTGAACAGCTCCTCCTGTGGTTTCCACAAACAGGGACAGACCTGTTACTCCCCCACCCCACACTTTCCACACCTTCAGCCCCCCagtcccaccacctccaccattCCTAAAAGTTTGGTTCtgtgcagccattccccaactctctgtgaacgGTACTGTCCCGATTCTTTGATGTTGGGctgagaacaaaaaaacattactcagatcTTGTCCAGTcaacaacaattatttattaagCACATATGTGGGAGATGTACACGACACCACCCTCAGCGTAGTCCAGTAGATCTCAAAGAGGAAGCAATTTGATACACAGTTTTATATGTCAGGGTTCACGCCCCTTCATGCGTAAGCAGATAACATAACATGCACCAGTGACGGTGAGTGACAGCTGTCTAAAACTACTTTTATAGTATTGATGTTTGTTCCTCACTAACGGTTTCAACACTCTCTCACCcccatctgtttcctgtttctcgTTGTGAGGCCCCATGATCGTATATGACACATCCTGAGTCCATCCTGTTCTAATCTGCGCAGGCAAATATGCAGTTTCAAGCAAAACACTACTTTAAATGTCTCCCAGTTTAAACCTTCTATTGCCTCTTGATTAATATGGCACTTATTGAAATATTGCAACATTTATATTTCCCACAGTACtgatggtctttgatcagtggtttcagtgctttccttcctgctttgactgcagctgtgtttgacaCAGGAAGACTTTATTACATTCTTCAcgattatactttattctttttGGGGGAAGTGCAGCTTTAAACCTTCACATGATTCAAGTCAACCCAACAAATCAATCTGAACGATCACAAGTGAGAAAACATCTGTAGACAAAATAAAACCCAACATTCAATCCACAACATGATCAAAAACATGATTCTCCCAAATCACCAAGAGCTGCACATTAACCAccacaatatatttttattctctgtgctttcaaatatgaacactgtttactttcatctctgtttcattagtttttgttaacatcTTCCTGTGCATCACTTTACAGCAGCCAGACTCATTAAAATGAGACTTTGTAGGAGTTCACTTCCTCTCATGTGTTCATCCACAGCAGctggacaataaagtttattgtgaCCCTGATACTGCAGCAGATCGCTCTCATCCATTTCCTGTTATCACTTCAAATAGAAATGAGGCTGTAGAGGTTTGGtgcaggcagaaaaacagctgcagggacaatgaaaagacttttctgctccaac
It contains:
- the LOC112847817 gene encoding zinc finger protein 729-like, encoding MSSTQKDQHGATSQRSQEADKPHRRKREKTYTCDECGKDFIGKAELKRHQVIHTGERPFSCDLCGKTFSRKSHLKQHQLIHSGVKAYSCDQCGRAFTRSSYLQSHLVTHSEIKAYSCDECGKGFTVKSSLKRHQVIHTGERPFSCDFCGKSFSRKGSLKTHQLIHSGVKAYSCDQCGRGFTNSSGLRSHLVTHSGIKAYICDQCGRAFTHSSGLRSHLVTHSEFNAYSCDICGKTFSRFGNRNIHLRIHTGHNVYCCDQCGKQFTTDAQLQYHMFTHTEERPYKCDLCEKTFKAPGILRRHQQIHTRKRLYKRSYCEDQHGARSQRSQEADKPHRRKREKTYTCDECGKDFTEKYNLKHHQVIHTGERPFSCDLCGKTFSWKVALKQHQLIHSGVKAYSCDQCGRAFTQSGSLQKHLVSHSGIKAYSCDICGKTFSRIGHRNTHLRIHTRHDVYCCDQCGKYFATDAQLQDHMFTHTEERPYKCDQCEKTFKSPRILRQHQQIHTRKRLYKCSYCEKQSDTDGSSSQPCHRCGKEFRCDLCGKTFSRQETLKVHQRKHTGENMKYCKECGRSFTTSSRLKQHELIHSRVKMHVCDQCGSSFISASHLKTHKRVHTGEKP